AGATTTTTTGAAAAGTTGAGAATACAGTTATGAAAACGCAAACATTTCTAGCAagcaaaaacatttttttaaatccatACATTTTAAAAAgaagtgaacattttttgaaagtgaGTATTTTTTCAAGATCCAaactttttttgtattttttaaagAAATAGAAGGAAACCAAAAAAGATAAattgaaaacagaaaaaaataaaccgGACCGGAGCCTGAAGGTTCCTAACCCTGCCGGTAAAACAGCCAGGAAACTTACAGAAGGTTCCAAAACTGATGGCTTTCCCCAAAAGTACATCATCATATCTAAGGATGGCAATGGGCAGGGTATGGGTAGGGTAGAGCAACACCATACCCATACTCGTATAGTCGGTGGGTACAGAATTATACCCATATCCGTGCCCATGGGTATAAaactttacccatacccatacccgacaAGTACCGATACCCATTGGATACATAACGGGTAGAACAAATAGTACACAAGTCGTTCACAATTTTACACATTGatagcacatttgacaaaaaaaATCAATTATCTTAGCTCAATAATAGGTAGATGACCACTATCAAAATTTAGAAATCACAAGATACTCAATAGGAGTAGACGAGTCACATGAAAAATTAATGATTAATTAAAGACAACTTAACATTAGTTCACAAGCGAACAGGGTATGGGTATACCCGTGGGTACAAGGCCATACCCGTACCCTACTCATGACTTAATGGGTAAGGTATGAGTACTATTTATGGGTATAAAAGTGTGCCATACCCTGCCCATGCGGATACAATATCCGCGGGTATCCGTATCCATGGGTAAAATTGCTATCCTTGATCATATCGACCGGCCGGAAGAGGAGCCCCTTCTTTGCATTGAACTGTGCTATATACTATACCACAGATTTCTTACAATTCATGTACGATGTGTATAATGCAGCCGCTCATGCATGGGATTGAATGGGCCACTCCGCTGGATTTCCTGGACGTGTAAAAATCGGACATTAACCATCGTATGTTGAGTAGTTTCACTTTGCATTTTCTCTGTCTAAAAAATTATATAGAAAGAAAGGAAACGTACGTACGTGTCCATGTCGCTCTCGATCGTGTTGTGTTTGGAGTCGGCATAGCGGGGAGAAGGAAACGGAGAATAACCCTAGCCGGAAAATCTATCGAAATTTCCAGATTGCTGTTAGAATTAAACACGACACATATATACCTACCTTTTTTTTTTCTGAGCATACATATATACGCTGCCTATCTATGCACCCTGTAACTTGTAAACCGTGAGTTGAAGAAATAAACACAAGGCTTTCTCCCCAAGTAGTATTGATCGATCCATGGCGGCGGCGCTTCGACACGTGGTGAGGAGGCTCATGGCTGAGGAGCGACGCCAGCTCTTCTCCCGAAGCCGACTTTTTCACACCCATGGGGTAACTTACGAAATCTTTTACATCATGATTTTAGGTAATCCATTGAACATATTTCAAGCAATCCATTGAACAAGGGCAAAGGCCCTTCTCTTTTTTAGATATCCATTGATGGCGACCGAGCCAAGCATATACTAGTAGTAATATATATTGGCCAAGTATAATTATGTGACTAGTTGCTACACCTGCACCCTATGCATGCATACATATCGAACTCACTTAATTGACAGACAGAACAGTATTCTTCTTAATTATTTATTACCAATCACAACCAGTGCTTACTTAATAAAGATGATACAAACTAGTAAGTATATGGATTATTACCTCTGTATGAATCAAGCAGCCGCGCAAGATCAACGACGGGCTATATAGGGTGGAGCAGAAGAAAGCAGAGTTGTATGATTTGTTACCGAAGGCGAAGACGAATCCCGAGGCTATTGATGAGCATGACATGCAGCTACTCAAACTAATTCCCCATTTTCGACGACAACTCGTTCCAGAAGTAGATGACATTCTCTGGTACGTACAATATCAGAGGATCAAACAAGATGCATATGCATATACAAAATCACTTCTCTATTTCTTCCTTGAGTTAATATTATCTCTTTTGACCGCAGGCAGAGGGAGCGGTTTGTTACAAGGGTTAACAGTGTGCTCGAAGGAATTGCCAGGACGGCATTCTACATTTGTATTACTGCTTTGGCATATGGCATCACCACCGACAAGGGGGTAAAAGACCAGACCATTGACGAGGGAAGCCAGTGAAGACAAGATCGAAAAATCAGAACCAAAGATGGCCCCAGCTTGTTTTCTGTTTAACTAGATCGGcaacgcgccttggcgcgagggtgccggtccaacCGATATGACCAAGCAGTGGAGATCAAGCCGCATGATGCATTAGTAGGATAGCAAGTTTAGCACAGGTAACAGGACAACTTAATCAAAGAGGTGCTACTTGCAGTTGCCGAAACCCAACTCCCACATGCGTGTGTCTATTAAAGATGGAAATGCAGAGAGTATATCAAGGAATTATTTACCAATCACAACCAGTGCTTACTTAATAAAGATGATACAAACTAAGTATATTGATTATTACCTCTGTATGAATCATGCAGGCGCGCAAGATCAACGACGGGCTATTTAGGGTGGCGCAGAAGAAAGCTGAGTTGTATGATTTGTTACCAAAGGCGAAGAAGAATCCCGAGGCTATTGATGCGCATGACATGCAGCTACTCAAACTAATTCCCCATTTTCGACGACAACTCGTTCCAGAAGTAGATGACATTCTCTGGTACGTACAATATCAGAGGATCAAACAAGATGCATGCAGATACAAAATCACTTGATCTGTTTCTTCCCTAGTTTCCTGTTTGTTTGATAGGAGTTGATATCATCTCTTTTGACCTGCAGGCAGAGGGAGCGGTTTGCTACAAGGGTTAACAGTGTGGTCGAAGGAATTGCCAGGATGACATTCTACATTTTTATTACTGCTTTAGCATATGGCATCACCCACGACAAGGAGGTAAAAGCCCAGACCATTGACAAGGAAAGCCAGTGCAGACAACATCGAAAATTTAGAACCAAAGATGCTCCAGCCTTTTCTGTTTAATTATGATCTGTAGTTTGACTAACTATATCACTATGCTAAGGGGGAGAGAGATACGTCGGCGATTATTAATTTACGATCGATCAAGTTGCTTCGTCTCTATCCCTAAACTAAGACTAAGGTCTAGATCTAGAGCAGAACAGAACTAGTACAACGAAGCGTTTTTTCCTCTTGGAGGGCGATTAGTAGGCGATCTAGGGCCTGATCACTGCCGCCGACAGCCCGGCGTTTGCCCTTGCGTGCAGCTGAAGCGAAACCCGGCGCCTGCCCTCGCGTGCCTCTTGCCCGGCCATCTGCCCGTCGTCTGACCTCGCGGGGCTATGGGCCCCTATTGATGCCCTCATGAGGGAAGAAGAAGAGCTAGTTCGGTTGTTTGTTCTTGTGGTCTGCTACATGGCTGTTTTGAAGGATCAGTCACATGCATACTCTCGTGAAGCTGATTGTCTGTCCGGCGCGCGTCTCGTGAAGCTGGTAGTCCGTCCCAGCGCAACTCCGTTGCCTTGCAAGGTGTTGTG
This DNA window, taken from Triticum aestivum cultivar Chinese Spring chromosome 1D, IWGSC CS RefSeq v2.1, whole genome shotgun sequence, encodes the following:
- the LOC123179549 gene encoding uncharacterized protein → MAAALRHVVRRLMAEERRQLFSRSRLFHTHGQPRKINDGLYRVEQKKAELYDLLPKAKTNPEAIDEHDMQLLKLIPHFRRQLVPEVDDILWQRERFVTRVNSVLEGIARTAFYICITALAYGITTDKGVKDQTIDEGSQ